One Eubacteriales bacterium mix99 genomic window carries:
- a CDS encoding peptide ABC transporter substrate-binding protein — MKKVVAALLAALMIVSLSACGNRSTESRSTGSSGNSGTGSGGGARISMVMTSDPDTLDPGRADDTQKNQIVLETQETLVRLIDGKLSPAGAESYEPSGDGLVWTFHLRSNKYSDGTEVQAQDYVNSIRRVFDPEVNCHNAGIFYCIKGGEDFNTGKGSKEDVGAEAVDEKTLKITLTEPLPYFPQLLTFSNITPVPESRTKGGANSSYGATAKELAQSGPYYVSDWTRGTQVILKKNPNYWDADHIKLDGIDMPLAQDENTRQQLFDTGKIDILSNVREEYVTSLQSRIDSGDIQFISEPQASNSYICFNNSDPGGVFTNEKIRKAFAIAFDRDAYVKKVVKKGKAAGGLIPYGLSIGTDEFRKLYDEPMSELLSQDPKMLLEEGLKEIGKAGQTLEVTFLQSNPDNDTKVIAEYYQNQWQSKLGVKVKIETASDNSSFNNQVSKGLYQICQTGWGADYNDPMTFFQCYTTGDGNNPAFFTDETYDQLVNACKTESDMARRGENFAKAEKILTVDKCGISPITFGYQNIVLNKNLKGVYINGAGGPSIELRDAYMGK, encoded by the coding sequence ATGAAAAAAGTTGTAGCAGCATTGCTGGCGGCACTGATGATTGTATCATTGTCAGCGTGCGGAAATCGTTCAACAGAGAGCCGCAGTACCGGCAGCAGCGGAAACAGCGGTACCGGCAGCGGCGGAGGTGCCAGGATCAGCATGGTCATGACTTCCGATCCTGATACACTTGATCCGGGACGCGCAGACGACACCCAGAAGAACCAGATTGTGTTGGAGACACAGGAAACGTTGGTTCGCCTTATTGACGGGAAACTGTCTCCTGCAGGGGCAGAAAGCTATGAACCGTCGGGCGACGGACTGGTATGGACGTTCCACCTTCGCTCCAACAAATACTCCGATGGAACGGAGGTTCAGGCACAGGATTATGTAAATTCAATTCGCCGTGTATTCGATCCGGAAGTGAACTGTCATAATGCAGGAATATTCTACTGCATCAAAGGCGGAGAAGATTTCAATACAGGGAAGGGAAGCAAAGAGGATGTAGGAGCGGAGGCCGTTGATGAAAAGACATTGAAGATCACATTGACGGAACCTCTGCCATATTTCCCACAGCTTCTTACCTTTTCCAATATAACTCCGGTTCCGGAGAGCAGGACAAAAGGAGGCGCAAACTCCTCATACGGGGCTACGGCTAAAGAACTCGCCCAGTCCGGTCCGTATTATGTAAGCGATTGGACAAGGGGCACGCAGGTCATCCTGAAGAAGAACCCGAATTACTGGGATGCTGACCACATCAAACTTGACGGGATAGATATGCCTCTGGCACAGGATGAAAACACAAGGCAGCAGCTTTTTGATACCGGAAAGATTGATATTCTGAGCAATGTTCGTGAAGAGTATGTAACCAGCCTGCAGAGCAGGATCGACTCGGGAGATATACAGTTCATTTCCGAACCGCAGGCGAGTAACTCATACATCTGTTTCAACAACAGTGATCCCGGGGGAGTATTTACAAACGAGAAGATTCGCAAGGCATTTGCGATTGCGTTTGACAGGGATGCCTATGTAAAAAAAGTAGTGAAGAAGGGCAAGGCGGCCGGCGGACTCATTCCTTACGGGCTGTCAATCGGTACGGACGAATTTCGCAAACTATACGACGAACCGATGTCAGAACTGCTCAGCCAGGATCCGAAGATGCTTCTTGAGGAGGGCCTGAAGGAGATCGGCAAGGCGGGACAGACTCTTGAAGTCACATTCCTGCAAAGCAACCCTGACAATGACACCAAGGTGATCGCCGAATATTATCAGAACCAGTGGCAGTCAAAGCTGGGCGTAAAGGTGAAGATCGAAACAGCATCGGATAACTCTTCTTTCAACAATCAGGTTTCAAAGGGACTTTATCAGATCTGCCAGACCGGATGGGGTGCGGATTACAATGATCCGATGACGTTCTTCCAGTGCTATACCACCGGTGATGGAAACAATCCGGCGTTCTTCACGGATGAGACATATGATCAGCTTGTAAACGCCTGCAAGACTGAATCGGATATGGCCAGACGCGGGGAGAACTTTGCAAAAGCGGAGAAGATACTCACCGTTGATAAATGCGGAATATCACCGATAACATTCGGTTATCAGAATATAGTATTGAACAAGAATCTGAAGGGCGTCTATATAAACGGAGCAGGCGGCCCTTCGATCGAGCTCAGGGATGCTTATATGG
- a CDS encoding MerR family transcriptional regulator: MLIKEVCEKCKLTKKAIDYYESKNLIHPQILENGYREFSDADISALKEISVLRKCGISIADIAEILTSSNKPAALAKCKYITDLRMQRMNDIQKCMDRLVADYDVNREFDYLQTHDEDLYTIKEKLVFAFPGNYGLYVSMHFGRFLNGTIETEEQRKAYDAIVRYLDHVNLYLPAELSEFLEAFFTVSTKSDAVKIEEETNGRMLEMLTDTEGYLERNHEQIEEYLEYKCSNEYKNSEAAKIQKSMLDFQKESGYQEVLIANMKILSPAYAGYHKKVEAANEIMLKKFPKAKNMYETN, from the coding sequence ATGCTGATAAAAGAAGTTTGCGAGAAGTGCAAGCTGACCAAAAAAGCGATAGATTATTACGAGTCTAAAAATCTGATACATCCGCAGATACTCGAAAACGGATACAGGGAATTCAGCGATGCCGATATATCTGCGCTGAAAGAAATATCAGTGCTTAGAAAATGCGGCATCAGCATTGCTGACATTGCAGAGATACTAACCAGCTCAAATAAACCGGCAGCTTTAGCCAAGTGCAAATATATCACAGATTTACGGATGCAGCGTATGAATGATATACAAAAGTGTATGGACAGGCTGGTTGCAGATTACGATGTCAATCGGGAATTCGATTATCTGCAGACACACGATGAGGACTTATACACCATAAAAGAGAAATTGGTTTTTGCTTTCCCCGGAAACTATGGCCTTTATGTATCTATGCATTTTGGCAGATTCCTGAACGGGACAATTGAAACCGAGGAACAACGAAAAGCATATGATGCAATCGTGCGATATCTTGATCATGTAAATCTATACTTACCTGCGGAACTTTCTGAGTTTCTGGAAGCCTTCTTCACTGTGAGTACAAAAAGTGATGCGGTAAAAATTGAAGAAGAAACAAATGGCAGAATGCTTGAGATGCTGACTGATACCGAGGGATACCTGGAGCGCAATCATGAGCAAATAGAAGAATACCTTGAATATAAATGTTCAAATGAGTATAAAAACTCTGAGGCTGCTAAAATTCAAAAGTCTATGCTGGATTTTCAAAAGGAAAGCGGCTATCAGGAAGTTTTAATAGCTAACATGAAAATACTTAGCCCCGCTTATGCCGGGTACCATAAAAAGGTTGAAGCCGCAAATGAAATCATGCTGAAAAAGTTTCCGAAAGCAAAGAATATGTATGAAACAAATTAA
- a CDS encoding MATE family efflux transporter → MMKKNFLKYVIPSMIASLVTGIYTSIDGLFVGRAVGDAGIASISIAWPLAAIILAVGTGIGMGGAVNMSNHMGAEEKSEADKALGNTFTLMLIASAVLTIFIRICAKPILRFLGAEGQVLELAYGYVRVLGMGSVLQVLGAGVTPLLRNQNKAWIAMALMMTNFVMDTVLSGVFVLVLGYGVTGAALATLIGQFIALVPSLFILFRKENRVPISNYYLKRKTVQNILKIAVSPFALSFLPALTIAMINWRALAYGGTVALAAYAVVSYMLSVGQLLLQGVCDGSQPLISFYHGAADAHSVKQLKRRTYYTSITTGIVITIGITALRNVIPTWFNVSAETTGVLLFAFPLCALSLPFYAFSRSSSAYFYAIKKARRASIMVYGEALIVLPICVFILPMFLKLNGVWITLTVVQIIMLFTAILLLRKQ, encoded by the coding sequence ATGATGAAGAAAAATTTTCTAAAGTATGTAATTCCATCGATGATAGCATCTTTGGTTACAGGCATTTACACGAGCATTGACGGCTTATTTGTCGGCCGGGCCGTGGGGGACGCCGGGATTGCCAGTATCAGTATTGCTTGGCCTCTTGCCGCAATTATTTTAGCTGTTGGAACAGGGATCGGCATGGGCGGTGCTGTGAATATGTCCAACCACATGGGCGCTGAAGAAAAAAGCGAAGCAGACAAAGCACTGGGAAATACATTCACGCTGATGCTGATTGCCTCAGCGGTTCTTACGATTTTCATACGGATTTGCGCAAAACCCATTCTTCGGTTCTTGGGAGCGGAAGGGCAGGTTTTGGAACTTGCCTATGGATATGTCCGGGTATTGGGTATGGGTAGTGTTCTGCAAGTTCTTGGCGCAGGAGTAACCCCTCTTTTGCGTAATCAAAATAAAGCGTGGATAGCAATGGCTTTGATGATGACAAATTTTGTGATGGATACGGTTCTAAGCGGCGTATTCGTTCTGGTTTTGGGATATGGCGTTACAGGGGCAGCTTTAGCCACTTTAATCGGCCAATTCATAGCATTGGTTCCATCACTTTTTATATTGTTCAGAAAAGAAAACCGTGTACCAATTTCAAACTATTATTTGAAACGAAAAACGGTACAGAACATTCTCAAAATAGCCGTATCTCCGTTTGCCCTGTCTTTTCTCCCCGCTCTCACCATAGCTATGATAAATTGGCGGGCTTTAGCCTATGGTGGAACCGTAGCACTTGCGGCATATGCTGTAGTTTCCTATATGTTGAGTGTTGGTCAACTTCTCCTGCAAGGAGTTTGTGATGGAAGCCAACCGTTAATCAGCTTCTATCACGGTGCTGCCGACGCTCATTCGGTTAAGCAATTAAAAAGGCGGACGTACTATACTTCCATTACTACAGGCATTGTTATAACAATTGGAATCACTGCGCTTCGCAATGTAATTCCGACATGGTTTAACGTTTCTGCGGAAACAACCGGGGTTCTGCTCTTTGCCTTTCCGCTTTGTGCTTTATCCTTGCCATTTTATGCATTTTCAAGGTCGTCCTCGGCCTACTTTTATGCAATCAAAAAAGCACGAAGGGCTTCTATTATGGTATATGGTGAGGCGCTTATTGTTTTACCTATTTGCGTATTTATCTTACCCATGTTCTTAAAACTTAACGGGGTATGGATTACCTTAACGGTGGTTCAGATAATTATGCTCTTTACAGCGATACTCCTTTTAAGAAAACAATGA
- a CDS encoding MerR family DNA-binding transcriptional regulator, with amino-acid sequence MRERYNIGEISEIFQIPKPTLRYWESENLIQLNRNEENDYREYTLKQMMEIGDISLYRQLNVPVAKLKNMHQLGIHDLDSTLDATLTEVDNRISQLSDIKERLLSRKEKIQQLSQL; translated from the coding sequence ATGAGAGAGCGGTATAATATTGGGGAAATTTCAGAGATATTTCAGATTCCAAAACCTACACTTCGATATTGGGAATCTGAAAACTTAATCCAATTGAATCGAAACGAAGAAAACGATTACAGGGAATATACTTTGAAGCAAATGATGGAAATCGGTGATATTTCCTTATATAGGCAGCTTAATGTCCCAGTAGCGAAATTAAAAAACATGCATCAATTGGGTATTCATGATTTGGACAGTACACTGGATGCTACATTGACAGAAGTTGATAATAGAATTTCACAACTATCAGATATTAAAGAGCGCTTACTCTCCA